Part of the Polaribacter sp. Hel1_33_78 genome is shown below.
CACTAGTTTTCCATGAGGTTTTAAAACTCTGTACATTTCTGCAATTGCTTTCTTTAAATCATCCGATTTAAAAATATTGAACAAACAGTTTTGAGCTGCAACATCTATAGAATTATCTTCTACAGGTAAATCCATTGCATCCCCTTTTCTTAAATCAACAAAATTACTTTTAAACCATTCATTTTGTTCTTCAGCAATTTTAAAGTTTTTATGAGAAGCTTCTAGCATTTCGTCAACAACATCTAAACCAATAACACCACCTTTATTTCTGTTGAAATACGCAAATTGCAGTAATTCCATTCCGCCACCAACACCAACATATAGCATTTTTGGATTGTTGGTTAAATCTCTTGCATGCACCGTAGAACCACAACCGTAGTTCATTTCTTGCATAATTCGTGGAATTTTTAGCCCTGGTAATTCCCAGATAGGATTGGTGGTGCAGCACAAACCAACATCTGGTGTTAAAGCAGCTTCTTTGTATACATTGTGTGTGGTTTCTAAATAACTCATATTTTTTATTCTTTGATACGAATTCATGAATGATTCGTGATTATTTTTTTACTAATAAATTAAGCAACAACTCCTTGACAGCTACTTCCAGCTCCTGCTGTGCATCCATAACAATGTTGATTAACAATAATATTTCTGTCTTGTAATATTTTTTCGTTGTAATCCGAAATGTGTTTTATTGCACTAGCGACCTTTAAATTTAACATCTGATTAAAATCGCAGTCATATAAATTTCCATCCCAACTTACAGAAAGTGTGTTCGTACACATTACATTTTCTACTGCAGAAGGGTTATAAGCTTCTACCAAATTATACATATAATCTTCATAGTTTTCTGATGCGATTAAATAATCTAAAAACCTACTAATTGGTAAATTTGTAATCGCAAATAAACTATGAAAAGCGATATTAAAATCTGCTTTTAATGCTTTTTTGAAATCATTTTCTAATGCCATTTGGTCTCCAGGTAAAAATGCTCCTGAAGGATTGTACACTAAATCTAATTTCAAATCTGATCCCTCTATTCCATAACCAATAGCATTTAATTCTTGTAATGCTTTTATGGATTTATCAAAAACTCCATTGCCACGTTGTTTATCTGTTTTTCCCCTCGTCCAATGTGGCATCGAAGAAACTATGTGAACATTGTGTTTTTTGAAAAATTCTGGTAAATCATAATATTTTTTGTTGGCCCTTATAATTGTTAGGTTAGAGCGAACAATAAAATCTTTAATTCCTGCTTTGGATGCTTCTTCTACGAACCATCTAAAATTAGGATTCATTTCTGGTGCTCCACCTGTTAAATCTAAAGTATGTGCTTCTGTTTTTTTGATTACTTCTAAACATTGATGCATTGTGTCAAGTGTCATAATTTCTTTACGATCAGGACCCGCATCTACATGGCAATGTTCACAAACTTGGTTGCACATATACCCTAAGTTTATTTGTAAAACTTCTAATTTTTTAGGACGCAAAGGAAACTGATTTGTTTCTTTAATTTTAGAAGCAAAAGTGGGTAACTCTCCATTTGCAAAAATTCCTTCTGAAAGAATTTCCATTTGACGAGAAGTATTTGCAATGTCGTTATTTCTTGCTTTTAATGATTTTGTAGCCATATATTTTGTTGAGCTGAACTTTTTTCAGCTGTTGATAATTTTGAGATGATTCTGTATGATAAATTTAGAATTATATAGGAAACACTTATCTAATAAAAGTATTTTTTAAAAAGTATAAACTACTTACATTTCTAATTTATTAACTTTATTCATCATTTGAACTCCATGAACTAAAGTAGCGCCACTTTTTATTGCAGCACCAACATGAATTGCCTCCATCATTTGCTCTTTTGTAATTCCACGCTGTAAACCATCTTTTGTGTAGGCGTCTATGCAATAAGGACACTGTTCTGTATGCGCAACAGCCAATGCAATTAAAGATTTTTCGCGGGCCGTTAAAGCGCCTTCCTCAAATACTTTTCCATAATAATCAAAAAACTTGTTTCCAAGCTCTTCGCTCCATTCTGTAATTTTGCCGAATTTTCTTAAATCAGCAGCATCATAATAGTTTTTAGACATAAAATTTTATTTGAAAGGGAAAGATAATATTTATTTACCGTTTAAAGTCCAGTCATATTTTAAATAACTAATTTTTGCTTTAGGACTAATTTTTGTTTCTGAATACGTACTTAAATAACTTATTAAGGAACCTTTTTTTGTAAAATCGTCTTGAAACCAATCAAAGATAGAAGAAATCTGAATTTTCTTGTTAGAAATTTTATTTCTTGAAGAATCATTCACAAAATCTTTCATTAAACGTTCTAATTCTGCATCAATGTTATCCTCTGTAAAAGCGATATTTGATAATTTAGGACAAGAACCTGAGGCACAGTTTACTCCCACATGAATTCTAGCATCAAATAAGGTTTTACGTAGGATTTCGTGTTCAATATGGTCTAGCGTATATGTTTTACCACCAATTTTAGCAAAAGGAATTTTCCAAGCAGTTTGTCCTTCTCGTTTAATGTCCATGATACTTTTTAGAGGATGGCTTTCTAAAATGAGTTTGATTGTATATGCATTATACGCATTAATCCAAAAAGCTTTTTGTTGATCTTGTGACCATGATTTTTCTGGAGATGTTCTCTCTAAATAAGAGATGTAATTATCTAACTTAAGGGCGTCTTTCTTAAAAGATTTATAATCTACAATTCCCTCTTCGGTCACATGTTTATGCAGTAAATCGTTAAAAATTGATGTTTGTGCATTTACTTGTGCTACAAATAAAATGGTAACAAATAATAAGCCTATTTTTTTCATTCTTTGTTTTTTCTAAATATATAGACGAAGCCATTTTATATTAATTACAAAAATTACTCCAAAATTTCCTCTCCAATTTTTAAGTTGAATTTTTTTCTAAAAAGAAATACAAATCCATATAAAATAGGAGTATCCAAAGCTGCTATAATTACTTTAAAAAGGAAGCCACTTATTAGTAAACTTGCAAAAATGGTCCAAGGCAAAATTTTAAAAGAGCATAATAAAAAAAGAACTGTAAAAGTGTCAATAAATTGCGACGCAAAAGTAGAAAAATTATTACGCAACCATAAATGTTTACCATGCGTTAGTTTTTTCCAAAAATGGAAAATTCTAATATCTATAAATTGCGCACATAAATATGCTATCATCGAAGCAAAAACAGCCAAAGGCGATAATCCAAAAACTTGATGAAAAATAATATCGTTAATTGGAGAATTGTCTATTGCTGGAGCAAAATCTGCAATTAAAATGATTAGCATTGAAAAGAAAGATGCGAAAATACCGGCAATAACAACTTGATTTGCTTTCTTCTTTCCGTAGATCTCTGATAAAATATCTGTGATTAGAAACGTAATTGGATACGGCAAAATACCTACTGAAATTTCAAAACGATATAAACCAAAAGGTTCCCAATAAAAGAATTTTTGAAAAATTAAATTAGAGGCCACTAAAGAAGCAATAAATAA
Proteins encoded:
- a CDS encoding DUF547 domain-containing protein, with product MKKIGLLFVTILFVAQVNAQTSIFNDLLHKHVTEEGIVDYKSFKKDALKLDNYISYLERTSPEKSWSQDQQKAFWINAYNAYTIKLILESHPLKSIMDIKREGQTAWKIPFAKIGGKTYTLDHIEHEILRKTLFDARIHVGVNCASGSCPKLSNIAFTEDNIDAELERLMKDFVNDSSRNKISNKKIQISSIFDWFQDDFTKKGSLISYLSTYSETKISPKAKISYLKYDWTLNGK
- the arsM gene encoding arsenosugar biosynthesis arsenite methyltransferase ArsM translates to MSYLETTHNVYKEAALTPDVGLCCTTNPIWELPGLKIPRIMQEMNYGCGSTVHARDLTNNPKMLYVGVGGGMELLQFAYFNRNKGGVIGLDVVDEMLEASHKNFKIAEEQNEWFKSNFVDLRKGDAMDLPVEDNSIDVAAQNCLFNIFKSDDLKKAIAEMYRVLKPHGKLVMSDPTCEQPMNDELRNDARLRALCLSGSLSIADYVKALTDAGFGTIEIRARKPYRILDPKNYPTDELIYIESIEVAAIKDPMPADGPCIFTGRAAIYFGDEDYFDDGLGHTLLKNQPLAICDKTTAALQALGRDDIFFSESTFHYDGGGCC
- a CDS encoding arsenosugar biosynthesis-associated peroxidase-like protein; its protein translation is MSKNYYDAADLRKFGKITEWSEELGNKFFDYYGKVFEEGALTAREKSLIALAVAHTEQCPYCIDAYTKDGLQRGITKEQMMEAIHVGAAIKSGATLVHGVQMMNKVNKLEM
- the arsS gene encoding arsenosugar biosynthesis radical SAM (seleno)protein ArsS (Some members of this family are selenoproteins.) gives rise to the protein MATKSLKARNNDIANTSRQMEILSEGIFANGELPTFASKIKETNQFPLRPKKLEVLQINLGYMCNQVCEHCHVDAGPDRKEIMTLDTMHQCLEVIKKTEAHTLDLTGGAPEMNPNFRWFVEEASKAGIKDFIVRSNLTIIRANKKYYDLPEFFKKHNVHIVSSMPHWTRGKTDKQRGNGVFDKSIKALQELNAIGYGIEGSDLKLDLVYNPSGAFLPGDQMALENDFKKALKADFNIAFHSLFAITNLPISRFLDYLIASENYEDYMYNLVEAYNPSAVENVMCTNTLSVSWDGNLYDCDFNQMLNLKVASAIKHISDYNEKILQDRNIIVNQHCYGCTAGAGSSCQGVVA
- a CDS encoding queuosine precursor transporter, producing MKIKDKQLADSIYLILAALFIASLVASNLIFQKFFYWEPFGLYRFEISVGILPYPITFLITDILSEIYGKKKANQVVIAGIFASFFSMLIILIADFAPAIDNSPINDIIFHQVFGLSPLAVFASMIAYLCAQFIDIRIFHFWKKLTHGKHLWLRNNFSTFASQFIDTFTVLFLLCSFKILPWTIFASLLISGFLFKVIIAALDTPILYGFVFLFRKKFNLKIGEEILE